A genomic window from Cyanobacteria bacterium GSL.Bin1 includes:
- a CDS encoding alpha/beta fold hydrolase — translation MLNHSHQPHFLTPKPFHPESPLFVFLPGMDGTGELLHTQTDTLDQCFDLRSLAIPQSNFSDWDELASAVIDLIAAEQAQKPEKTTYLCGESFGGCLALKLLEQAPELFHRVILVNPASSFRERPYLAWGAMGTGWMPEPIYRSSTVLILPFLAAMARIAPRDRRALLNAMKSVPPQTVRWRLSLLEEFDVDSQRLQDIPAPVLLLAGGSDRILPSVEEAEELAEHFPQSQVVVLPESGHTCLLETENRLCDILQEADFLEERAREQLFAAS, via the coding sequence ATGCTGAATCACTCGCATCAACCCCATTTTTTAACCCCAAAACCGTTTCATCCCGAGTCTCCGCTGTTTGTCTTTTTACCGGGGATGGATGGCACCGGAGAACTCTTGCACACGCAAACGGATACCTTAGACCAATGTTTTGATCTGCGTTCCCTTGCCATTCCCCAATCGAACTTTAGTGACTGGGATGAACTCGCCAGTGCCGTAATTGACCTAATTGCTGCCGAACAAGCGCAAAAACCGGAAAAAACTACCTATTTGTGTGGGGAGTCCTTTGGGGGATGTTTGGCGTTAAAACTCTTGGAACAAGCCCCTGAATTGTTTCATCGTGTCATTTTAGTCAATCCCGCGTCTTCCTTTCGTGAACGCCCTTATTTAGCGTGGGGGGCGATGGGAACCGGTTGGATGCCAGAACCGATTTATCGCTCCTCAACTGTGCTGATTTTACCTTTTTTAGCCGCGATGGCACGGATTGCCCCGCGCGATCGCCGCGCCCTGCTCAATGCCATGAAATCAGTGCCTCCCCAAACCGTCCGCTGGCGATTATCACTGTTGGAAGAATTTGATGTTGACTCCCAACGCCTGCAAGACATTCCTGCCCCAGTCTTATTACTGGCTGGCGGTTCTGATCGAATCTTACCTTCTGTGGAAGAAGCAGAAGAATTAGCCGAACACTTTCCCCAATCGCAAGTGGTCGTTTTACCCGAGAGTGGTCATACTTGTTTATTAGAAACAGAGAATCGGTTGTGTGATATTCTCCAAGAAGCAGATTTTTTAGAAGAGCGGGCGCGTGAGCAACTTTTTGCTGCTTCTTAG